In Gossypium hirsutum isolate 1008001.06 chromosome D01, Gossypium_hirsutum_v2.1, whole genome shotgun sequence, the genomic window cagaagtcagaagaatTCTAGATCATCCAAGAAAAAGCTACAAATTTATATTCAACCTTATgggaaattgaaggtttaaccgtcGATGAGTGGTATcgagctttgagtaaaattccagatcatccaactcaaatgctcgttttctttagtttaccttctgctGCGCAATTGGAATgagtcagaagatttctttctgaccattaaaaatcaatgttcaaactttttgatgtcgtaaaactatataacatatggattatgatgtagaattttattttcatctaacattttcttaatataagttaattatgtttatgcagaatataattctcaagttatattatgattttagtaaattcatataagaatatttattattaagaattttatgcaattatatatgattattaaattatattcaatattaattattttaaattatataaattcatataagaaaatttattatcaagaattttatgaaattatatatcattattaaattatatttaatattaattattttaaattatataaattcatataagaaaatttttatgaaattatatattattattaaattatatttaataataattatattaaattatacaaattcatataagaaaatttattactaataattattttaaattttattaaatcatatattttaattaaaatatatttaataataattatttcaaattatattttatactatcatatattatgattttagtaaattcatataagaatattgattattaagaattttattaaatcatatattttaattaaaatatatttaataataattatttcaaattatattttatagtatcatatattatgattttagtacattcatataagaatattgattattaagaattttattaaatcttatattttaattaaaatatatttaataataattatcttaaattatattttatagtatcattattatgatttgagtaaattcatataagaatattgattactaagaattttattaaattatatattttaattaaaatatatttaataataattatgttaaaatatgattaaattatttattactgatattaataatctcattaaaatttaataacaataacaataatcacttatctaaacaaatttctgctaagggtattctagtcattttagttttttcccttaTGCAATTACacctccattccattcaaccaaacacaagagtactattacgcctctattccattacattcaaccaaacaattgatttgctattacgtCTCTATTCCAATAcaacgaaccaaacgtgccctaagtGTTTATTCTTTAACAATAAAGTATATTACTAAAATttgggataaatcttaaaattataaataaattttagtttaatatataattttatacatgaattttaattctaGAGGCGTAGCTAAATGGACAAGAAAGAGTTTGACCCATTGACTCAAAGGAAAAATTGTTTTATAGCCCTCTTCCCAAAATTAAaagattcaatttaatcatttttaaccttgattaaataaaaaattatacttttagtccttttgaaaaattaataatttaatttaaatatttttaatacgaTTTTGAGCTTTGCCCTCAAGTTTATAACCTCATCTCGACCCCTCCAAACAAAAATTCTGACTCTATATCTAtttgattttgtacaattttataaataaaattttgatttaataaaattctcgCAAAATATTAATACAGTTATTGATATAAAatctttttatgtttataaattacATACACATAATTATGTTTATAATTGAAccacaattaaaatttcatacgCATACTTACACTAAATCTTTCTATAATATAATTATCATACATTTAATCCATCTAAAACGGTACCTCTTTcttattatttcttctctttttctaaaataagaaatgattaatgtttttaattgtattttattatcCTAATTTCTTTTACAGTTTTCTATAACATTTTTGTGTCGAGTAATATCCGCTTGTATTATTTTAATgacaaattttcatttaaataatttgttGATTATTATTCTGGTTTGTcacttcattttaatattttagtttacaTTAATTTGTATCAAACTAACCAACCTTGAAACATGAGGCCTACTCCGTTCAACCTCTTTAAACAGTAATCGGAGTAAAAACTCTAAAGATTATGTCAAGGCCTCAATGATGATTAATAAATAAACTATCATATACAAATAatacaacataaaataaaaccatCAGAATGCCTTTTGGTTAAAGAGACAAACCAACCAGGATGAAGATACCTCCTCTACGTGATCACATTCAACTCAAAACAAGAATGAGGATCATATCACATTATAAAAAGTATTTCATCCGATCATCTCTCTTCATGGCATTGTACACGGCTTGAACCTGTGCAACACAACAACTACTTCTATCAGACTCAACTATTTCAagcaatttttattaataaaaatccaAGTACAGTGAATGATTCCTATGTCTAGTAGTGTGTTTGTAGGCGCGGGCATCTGCATGTGTGCGCGTGCGtgcgtgtgtgtgtgtgagagagagagagagagagagagagagagagagagagagacctgTTCACTAGATACAACTTGAACAGGACCAATGTTGACAGATACATATTTCCCCCTAGATGATAACTTCTGCCTCACCCGATCCTGTCACAGCAACTTGTTAGATGCATTATATATGAAAAGAAGCGGAGAAATATGGAAAGAGCATATTATATTTGGACTGATCTTAATTCATTTCCAGAAGTAAATTCTTTCTGCAGACAGAAGAAAATGAACTCAAATAATTCATCAATGATCGGTCATATCTTCCCTTGAATTCCTTCCTGGAGAAGGAGATCCAAGGTCAGTGTAGAACGGTTTGATACTTGCATAAATATTTAAGAGACAATAGTTACACAAAAATGTATTTCCTCATCATGAAAGTTTCTAGGTTGAAACAGCGTCAACAAACCATAAGTTCATCAACTTAAACCCATGTTCTTCCTCACCAAGAAGAAATGCCCACATAACACACACATTCAATCTTTGTCTAAACCAGACCTATTTTTCCTGATACAAATTTAAAGTGTGTCGGATCAAACTTGTACAAATGCTAAATAAATTAGCCCTTTTCTGAAGCCAATTACTCAATCGCAGCCCAGTGATAGAAACAGAGTTATCCAGAATAtgaaaagaacattaaaaaagagTGTGTCCACAATTACAACCTTACACAGGCAGCTACAGTTACTAGCAACCAAATGTTAAATGACTGAGGTACTCAATTTCAAAGGTAGCAGTAATTCCAATTTTATCAGAGAACCCCATATTTCTTCTAAACTCCTATCTAATCTTTTAATGTTATATCAAAATTTCCAAATTCTTTCTTCGGTCGTATCGGACTGATGTACTACTTAGCTAATATAATACACACTTGGGTTTCCATGTTATATGGTAGGCAATCACTTGTTCTACAGATCCATGAATGTGCAATGCGGAAAGGTAATTCGTGTATTGTCCAGATCCTATGCAGCTGCTCCAGAATGCTCAAACCAAATGACTTTTATATAAACAATACAAAATTGAAGTCCAAAAGAGATCTATAGAGATATTCTTGAGAATCCACTACTTCCTAGAGTGAAACAAAATGGTAGTTTTTTTCCATCAGAAAACATGCAGGCACATCGCCTTAGAGAATAAATGTCATGTCAAAATTTATTCTGCTGTCTATTTTCAAATGCATAAACAAATGGACATCTTGATCCGCAATTGACTTTCAGCAATAAAGATTGGTATAGCCTTATAGGTACCTCAGGAATCGGCTGCTGTATCACAGATTCCACAGCAACAACCATAGCTTGCACAAAATCATCGCCACCTGTTCCAATTGCTGTAAATCCTCTAACAGTAGGGTATGAGTTGACCTGAagagtaaaaataaaacaaaagtaagcAGCTGAAACAATCTCAACGCATTTATCATCTTCAGGCTAACAAGCTGCTTGTGCCCTTCATATAATCTCTTCAGATTTAGTTTAAAAGCAATGAAACTAGCATCCAAAACCCTTGATAGGATCGGATATTAGGAGTGCATATTATATACCTTCTGATCCAAAGCAAGCCATTCGTTAGTTGAATCATCGGCTACAGTACCACCAATAACCACATTTGTAGTTTGCCCAACTCTCCCTTCTGTCTTTGATACCTCTGAATTCCAAAACCAAGAGTGATGTCAAAAATATCTTTACACCCTTTTACAAGTAAAAAAAACAGTGGAAGATATAAGGAAAAGCAAAAGCTAAACAGCAAGGATTTAAGGAAGCAACAAATTCCATTGATAAACTGATAATTAAACAAATATACTCGAACCAGTTTATTTACTTTTTGAAGAGGGTTTAAGTTATCTTACACAAGTTTCAGACTTTGATACAGTTTGttgtgattttcttttattttttagtaaaaaaagtgCTACACAAGTATGCTAATCCTTATccaaacaaaaagaaacaaacaaaatcggggaataaaataaaatagaataaagttTAAATCAGAAGATGAAGGGAACCTGAAATTGCTTTGAGAACGGCTTCCTGAGGAGGGCCTTGCTCGAGGTCATCCTCCTCGGATGTCGACGACGGCAACGTTTCATTATCAGAGCAATTCAGTTTCTGAGTCCGTTTCCAGAAGTGAAGGTTTCGAACCCTAACCACCGCCCCCCGGCATCCTCTCTTCGCCGTAGATATTTCAAAGCTCCTCAACGTTTTGACAGAATGGGAATTCCCGTTTCTTTGAAGTGGCCTCCACGGCTCCGTTACAGGAGCGGAACGTAATACCGTCATGCACGCCATCTCTGCTACTTCGTTTATTTTTTCAGATTAATTCCTATTTtcttaaatagattttttttgtgTCAATGGCTTTTACGGGCGCCGCAAAATTTCAAGTTACCATTTGTTTCTACGTGAAGTTACTTATTTACCCCCCATTATCAACTGAAGTCACTAAGGCTAATTGTCTTTTCGATTTGTGGCAATAAAGAAAATTGTGTGCTCAAACTGCAACTTAACCAAATTTTAGTAGTCCCGGGAACACCTAATTTTATAaattcctttcctttctttttccagGTAAAATAAAACCGTTTCGAAACCCAGTTAAAACCCTAAGCTTGTATCGCCGGCGGTTTACTTCGGCTAATTCCGAGTTAACTCTTCTGCCCAGAGAACATGTACGGATCCGACAAAGCCGGTGGCGATGTAGAACGGACCGCTTTCTGGAAAGTGGAGAATAAGTACAAGCTTTATTACGATGATAATTCGAAATCCACCAAAAAGGATCACTTCTGCTTACATCTCAAATTCAATTCgctttaatttaaaatcaaaccaattttttttattgattattgATTTGAAATTCTCAGGAATAGACAACCAAAACAAGTGGATTTATCAGAGGTTTTGGATTTCAAATACATTTCAGAAAGCTGCACTTCCTCAAGGAGTTGTAGCGATTAAAAATGGATTAGATCGTCCAGTTTTTGGCTTGGAAAATCGGTGTGGTGTCAATTTGACTGGTCTAAGGTAGGTGTCTAGGTCATACTCATTTAGTCTTCGATCCTCTTCCTTGCATCTTTTGTCGATGAATTTGTTAACTGTCTAATTACAGACGTTGATGCTCATACAACACCATTGTATGCAATTGTAAGGTTCTTTAAATTTGATCCAGTTGGTTGAACTTTGTTTAGTTCTAAGTTTCTCAATCTGAAAACATAAGTATCCAGTTCTACTTCTTTGGTATCATGTAACTTTGTAGAAGTCTTAATGAGGTAATAAGCCATCATGCAATTATGAAGGTATGCTGATCATGCTCCTTCTTGAGGGTAAGATCCAACAAGGAAGGGTTGTGACGGAGTTCGGCGGTTCACCTTGttggaaaattttggtttaaaaaataattttcagttatggtttaaaaatattaaaagttaagtTGGATGATGGTATTTATAACAATAAGTATTCAACGAAAAATACTAGGATCAGACGCAGAACCAAAAAcaagaaattgatagaaattattatTCTctacaaataaaatttattttttccattatttttagAAACTTATAATATCGTATCTGCTCATGGTTATTTTGGCCGATTGATCTTCTAATATGCTAGTTTCAACAATTCTCGTTCTTACATTTCTTCTTAGCTGCTTGGCCTGTAGTAGGTATCTGGTTCACGCTTTAGGTATTAGCACTATAGCTTTCAACCTAAACGGTTTCAATTTTAACCAATCCGTAGTTGATAGTCAAGGTCGTGTAATTAATACCTGGGCTAATATTATTAACCGTGCTAACCTTGGTATGGAAGTTATGCATGAACGTAATGCTCATAACTTCCCTCTAGACCTAGCTGCTATTGAAGCTCCATCTACAAATGGATAAAACTTTGGTTTTAGTGTATATGAGTTTTTGAAAATAAAGGAGCAATAACCACTTTCTTGTTCTAGCAAGAGTGTTGGGGGAAAATAACAATTTGTGAAACTTATCTGTAAAtaatttgtgtaaataattttactAATATCATCTATTTATAGAAAGAGATAGAAGATTTTTGGTTTAATAGgtataatacaaataatatttatttttactaaaagAGGGGAGCGACGCACCCTAGATAAAAACACTAGAGTTGCCACCCCATCTGATCTAAAATAAGGAGAATTGGGCCTCTAATGTATTGAGTTCATTTATATGTGTTTTATTGACTTTTGACctaacatttcataatttaaatcaatcaaatttttatttttaaaataaatatttatcatttaattaaattaactaaattggttttcaattaaataattttctcaactcaattctaatttcgttaaagtcatgacaactttaccgtaaaaaaACTATGAGGAattatatttaattctatattcaACGAATTCATGATAACTAGttaatttaatttcacttttgaatttcaataatttaattataattaattaaataataatttaaaaatcgtaaattaattttcaagttatttttatacttagtgagaaaatacatttatttgtgaattcaactcatttctctaacttcattatttctattcattttctttcatttggttctacatgcaattcacaTAGGACCAATTGgatatatgtaattagggctaaaataatttataattaagttttagcttttcATCTATAAATTATAAACTTAATTAGTCACGAACTCATTCTAGTATAGTATCGTGATTCAGCTCTCCTTAATTACATgtcattacgaaagctacttaattagtgctcgtccaataaCTTTGTCATCAATGTGTTACCATCttaggatatctttaatctttttagGATAAATTCACTCTCACAATATGGTTATATTTTTATCTCGTGGtgaccattacatctttcttcataaaaagttaattactattgaataataatcaagtcatttattATAAAGATAAACGACTCAttaccatattaatttttaatctatcatgtaatgccgattagagaatatcatttacccattagttgatatatgaatttcactattgtgaatgtACATACTGCAAAAGTCATATACCCAATGCATTAGTTTTCgattctttatctatttgaacttaagttttttacttacatcaaagtatacgagtcacacatacatagtctatCATCCACTCAATATTAAGATATGACACATtataaatgtcacaagtgaataaattcataaacgaatttaagatctattctacttaggtTTTATccgatgtattgtcagtccagtcaatcatatctatgtctctatatTTTAAGAGTCATCCGCTTCAAAGCTTAAGACAAaatatctccctaattggacttgatagaagaTAAATTAGTCTTCCAATCAGtttgcttattttttttattaaactaaggacatgtttaggttcatctattaATACAAGCTATTTTTTTGTATTACAATCTAACCACATAATATTGCTTGATATtagttaaataaataactaatgaaTCAATATTTGCTTTCGTTTTCTTTGTGTGCAAAAATATTAGGACAATACACAAATGTGTTATTGCTaaatcaatttattcaaaaaaatataagtacGCAAAACGAATTTATTACACGTAGGACACCAAATTCAACACACCTAGCTTAAGACAAGACAAGTTGTAATCTTGAGGTGCCACGTGCCCTGATGTTATTGGTGACCGGGGGTGATTACATTACTTGGTTTTTCGTGGTAGGCCTAAGCCTATGTTTGGCTGCTAGGGTGGCGATTGCCAATCATGTCAGACGAAATTGATGTCTGGTGGTTGGTGTCATAAATGGTGGTTTAGTGGGGCCCTCATATGGTTTATGTGTAGGTGTGCTTGGACCAAGAGATTTCTAAGGAGTTCTTACGTCATTGTCAAGCGAGGAGTTTGTATATTTGGTGCTTCGAGAGGTTTTATGTAAAGGGTTTTCTTGAGGTGTGGTGCTTGCTTTGAGGAGTGGGCCTGGTTCCTAAAGTGTGGTGTTTTGGGGTATTTTTCAAGATGTTGACTTTGATTCTTGAGGGAGTTGTACTCGAAAGTTTAGGGGTATAATAATAGCCTCTAGTCTAGAGGGGGGTTATTAAGTGACCTTCCTCTATAAGTTGCCACGTGCTAACTAAATTTGAGTTGTTTGTTGAGATTTTAGAATTTGAATCATCTTGGCTTTGGTGCATGTAACATACGTGTGATCTGTATTGTTTCTCTCTTTTGCGCATGCATGCACTTGTATTGATTGCCATGGGGTACAACTCATTCTTGGGAAATAGCGGAGTCTTTTTCCATTGCATTATGTTGTTTTGTTGGACACATGCTTGTTGCCTAATGGTTGTACTTTGATGCTTGTTTTAGAACCTTCTATGGCTTAAAGCAATTTTATTAAGTTTTTCGTTTAGCCACAGATGTTTTATTACAATTGAAGCATTTTCAAAGACAAGTTTCTTATTTCTTATCTCTTTTGGTTAACTTTTGTGTCTTTCTTTCGGGTGACagttctttatttatttgaaagtaGTTGAACAACTAGTTTTAATATGTTTCTTTATTGATCTTATTTTTCTTGGTCAGTAGAGGGAAAATGGTGAGGAGTTGTAACAATCCATTTTCTGTGGTACTAGAAATGATGATTTTGGAACTCTATTTTTTAATGATCgagttaataaatattatttattaatatttataagtcaTTTATAGTGTTATAATGATTTTTGGTGTGGTATTTTTTTGATCGGTTAGTTATTGTGGTgtaaagactaaatcataaatattacaaaagttaatcactattagtttatataggctaaatgggtttagaagaaaattttaataattttaaatggaaattatgcCATAATGGATTATAGTGGGACGGTTAGTGCTTAAAGATTTGTGAATCATATGTTAAAAgtttagttaaaaattaaattaaagtaaaaaaaaaacataaaaaaacatttgGCCATCATCTTCCTTATTGTTTTCTTCAACGTTTCTTAAACCTAAAAACCTAAGGAAGCCAATTTTTTCAAGCTTGAGGTTTGACTAGTGCATGTGAGTATttttgaaacctttttttttgtatattttattttattttagatcattgtagcttaatctagttagctcAGGGACTATTTCGTAATACTGtcaaagttttaaaaagttatcattgttctttttaaatgtttttggaTGTTAATGGTTGGGCTTAAAGGTTTATTACAAAAttgggctattttgtaaagtaaatttggttagttttgagtttagggactaaaatattaatatgttgaaattgacatgaaattcttataaaTTTAGATGATTGAGAGCTGTAAAGGGATGAGAATGAATTCGGTTTTAAAGTTTAGGccttaattgtgaaaaatatgcTTGTTACGGTTTTAGAgcctaaattgaaaaaaatgcaaaactttgaggaaattgtgaaaaaataataataggatgtcatatgcattaaataaaatgttataaGATATTTAGAATTGAtaacttgaaatgaattattgtatAGATTAAGAAACTTATCAACCAGTAgataatcgagaaaaagaaaaaataacagaTTAGTCTCTGACACTTATTCTATTTGTTGTTATtctttagtaagttcatatgttataATTCTATGAATTTCCATaatatttatgtttgaattgtataaTTGGAATGTTCGGATGTAAactcaactattacatatattgAGCCTGAATAAACATGTGATAATATACAAGTGGCATGCCAATAGGATTATTTGTGTGTTATACGGATTTTATATGAGATCAGATGATGattgatgatatgtttatatgttcactaaataaatcgAAATcaaacatttgttgcggattatcGAGTTCTTTTTATAGTGATGCAAACATGTTTTTGGGGAGGATGTGTAGCCTACGAGCTTAGCACTTAGTGCACAGGCGTGTTTTTGGAGGGATTTTAGCCTACATGCTTGACACTCAGTGTCCAAGTGTGTTCTTGGATGGTTAAACTCTTTTGAGCATTCTGACATGTTTTGGGTGGATAACTGAGTATCTGCATCTATTCATAATTGTTCGTCGGGTTGAATTGTTATTGTTAATAGATTTGATGACTGGTAATCAGGTAAAATCTAGTAAAGCatagatgaataaattgaaatttgtttatgtttattgatataatgACTTTATATGGTGTTGGATCAACTTGCATAGTATGAAAAGTTATATGACTTGATTGTGACGAACTCACCTATTGATATGAATTGTGGTAATAGGgtaaaatgtttaattaaatgttttgttacataaacatgaaaattaatGTATGTTATATTGTTTCCAACCtatcaacttactaagcttaatttaagtTTTCTTTGTTTCGTTTCCTATTTCCCTGTAGTAATCGTTTCGTGGAACTCAACGATTAGATCAGCTTAAAGACAGACCTTgaaaacattttatttcatttatgtgGAATGtaataggaattaaattgtatataagtattttatAAAAGGTAGAGTGTTTGTGCTTATACATGATATGTGGGCTTGTTGGCAACTTAATGTGTTTGATCATGACATGAATTAGTAGCACTGAATGTGATTATTGAATTTAGTATGTAATGCAATCATATAGGTACTTAGGAAGCTAGATCATGTTTCATAtggaaatgattgaaaatgtgtGATTTTGTTGATGTCTATGGTATAATATTTTGATGATTGGTTTGGATATTATAAGTATAATTTGTGAGTTTATGCTTGTTGTCAAATGATAGGTTAATAGGTTGACATTATAACAAACTTTAAAGTGATAGAAATTGGTACATTGATTTCTTGTTAGGCACATGCATGACTAAGTTCTAATTTGGTAGGAATTGAGGTTGAATTTTGGTAATGACTTATGTTTGTGATGGTGCCTTATAGCATATTGGTTCGAACTAGAAAAATGACAtcttttggcatgttttggtgcATTTTGAACAAGTCTAAGGATTGGCTAAGTGCATACTTATGGTGTATATGAGAATTTGGTTTTGAAACTTGCATTAAATGTACCTTTTTGGCTCAACGGCTATTACACAAATGTGTTTCATAAATGGGCGTGTGACATGACTGTGTGCTCTATTTTCATTAGGAAGCTTTAGGTAAACAAGGTTATAGTTTGTTATACAGATTGGCCACATGCCCATTTGGTACTGTTaatttggtttttaaattttagCACACGGTCTTAGTTTGTTACATGGTTCAGGAACACGACAGTGTGactttaagtttaaaattttgtatctAAGTCCACAGGACATCAGTTTGTTACACGACCTAACGACATGGCTATGTGACCACAACTTTACACGGCTTggcaacacgaccgtgtgactcaaGCACACACGATCATAGTCTATCACATGGTTCGgatacatggccatgtgacctttATTTTTTTCCACTTTTTATTAAGTTTTCAATTAAGACCCTATTTGATTTCAGTTACTTTAGGAGCTTTCGTTAGCTCAGTTTAAGctcaaaattgtatgaaaatgatgttttgtttGAATGTTTGAGATAATGAATGATTTATTAaatcttttaattaaattcaaatgtttctatttttttattactgTAGCATTCCATAATTTGATTTTGACGACGAAGATGAGTAatgagtgttacatttagtgttatCTAAGCTACGATTTaattgattctaggactaaacgTAGCATGTAATAGGTGTAGAAATTACATGACACATAAACCTGTGATAGTGATGTTATTTGATCCGATTTGACgtta contains:
- the LOC107921030 gene encoding uncharacterized protein: MACMTVLRSAPVTEPWRPLQRNGNSHSVKTLRSFEISTAKRGCRGAVVRVRNLHFWKRTQKLNCSDNETLPSSTSEEDDLEQGPPQEAVLKAISEVSKTEGRVGQTTNVVIGGTVADDSTNEWLALDQKVNSYPTVRGFTAIGTGGDDFVQAMVVAVESVIQQPIPEDRVRQKLSSRGKYVSVNIGPVQVVSSEQVQAVYNAMKRDDRMKYFL